A genomic window from Leptospiraceae bacterium includes:
- a CDS encoding PIN domain-containing protein, with translation MKEKVFIDSNIFLYALLNEKEENKKCQGAIELFDSLDGNDILISTQVINEIFVNLLKNRIAKSNARKALDSIIADCEVMPIELETVRFAWNLRDNYNFSYWDSLIVSSALLGKCSYLYTEDMQDNLKVENRLKIINPFLSQKQGGKVE, from the coding sequence ATGAAAGAAAAAGTATTTATTGATTCAAATATCTTTCTTTATGCTTTGCTGAATGAAAAAGAAGAAAACAAAAAATGTCAGGGAGCTATTGAACTGTTTGATTCTTTAGATGGTAATGATATTCTAATAAGCACTCAGGTTATAAATGAAATATTTGTAAATCTATTAAAAAATCGAATTGCAAAATCTAATGCTCGGAAAGCTTTAGATTCTATTATTGCAGATTGTGAAGTAATGCCTATAGAATTAGAAACAGTAAGATTTGCCTGGAATTTGAGGGATAATTATAATTTTTCATATTGGGATAGTCTGATTGTTTCCTCAGCATTACTGGGTAAATGCTCATATTTATATACTGAAGATATGCAAGATAATTTAAAGGTAGAAAATAGGCTTAAAATAATAAATCCATTTCTTTCTCAGAAGCAAGGAGGAAAAGTTGAATAA
- a CDS encoding caspase family protein gives MAERNALVIGCSDYKHLTKLKNPVNDAYAIEEALRKVGFDVLCSIDDLKPNLINLINEFSNRIKDRREVALLYYSGHGVQIGGENFLIPVDTENTNVEWLDNVAIPLSKIFNFIKEGKSETNIIILDACRNNPFFSNRRGTLSGGFSERVEIPKSSIISFATGAGAEAGDGEDGKNSIYLSRLLKYLPEPGLKIEDLFKKVGSEVYFDTNGQQGPEMSHNLRHDFYFVPPKEQETKTVTLKLEKEDDDLSYNVLQKYLPGWRKKPGQIFPSTTAGLTGHINPELYTRYLSDSKPEYTVSFNLPSTEKTVYLGRMTWNEVMQKVKERLPTRTEFKAMYDSGEWKTWPEAKDNKVIISLPVYYWTCEVEIGSLRAYGFNIYDGNSYVSGKDDVLHVRCFR, from the coding sequence ATGGCTGAGAGAAACGCACTGGTAATAGGTTGTTCGGATTATAAGCATTTGACTAAGTTGAAAAACCCTGTGAATGATGCTTATGCGATAGAAGAGGCTCTGCGAAAAGTGGGCTTTGATGTTCTATGCTCCATCGATGATTTGAAGCCAAATCTTATCAACCTTATAAATGAATTTTCTAATAGAATTAAGGATAGAAGGGAAGTGGCTTTACTTTATTATTCCGGACATGGCGTGCAGATAGGAGGAGAGAACTTTCTTATTCCTGTAGATACAGAGAATACAAATGTAGAATGGCTGGATAATGTTGCGATACCTTTATCCAAGATTTTTAACTTTATCAAAGAAGGTAAAAGTGAAACCAATATTATCATTCTGGATGCCTGTAGAAATAATCCCTTTTTTTCCAATCGCCGTGGAACCCTCTCAGGCGGATTTTCAGAGAGAGTAGAAATTCCAAAAAGCAGCATCATATCTTTTGCAACTGGTGCCGGTGCAGAAGCCGGGGACGGTGAAGACGGAAAGAATAGTATTTATCTGAGTAGACTATTGAAATATTTGCCGGAACCGGGTTTGAAAATCGAAGATCTGTTTAAGAAAGTAGGAAGCGAAGTATATTTTGATACCAATGGACAACAGGGGCCAGAAATGTCTCATAATTTGAGACATGATTTTTACTTTGTGCCTCCAAAAGAGCAAGAGACAAAAACGGTAACTCTTAAGCTTGAAAAAGAGGATGATGATCTTTCCTATAATGTTCTGCAAAAATATTTACCCGGATGGAGAAAGAAGCCGGGACAAATTTTTCCTTCTACTACAGCAGGACTTACCGGACATATTAATCCTGAATTGTATACAAGGTATTTGAGCGATTCAAAACCGGAGTATACTGTATCCTTCAACCTACCTTCCACAGAAAAAACTGTCTACCTTGGCAGGATGACTTGGAATGAAGTCATGCAAAAGGTAAAGGAACGCCTGCCAACCAGGACAGAGTTTAAAGCCATGTATGATTCCGGCGAATGGAAAACCTGGCCGGAGGCGAAGGATAATAAAGTAATAATATCGCTGCCTGTGTATTATTGGACCTGCGAGGTAGAGATAGGTTCCTTAAGAGCGTACGGTTTCAATATCTACGATGGCAATAGCTATGTCAGTGGTAAGGACGATGTTCTACACGTTCGCTGTTTCCGCTGA
- a CDS encoding M48 family metalloprotease: MKKIRLKTILLSLLYIFFLRCSSAPVKIEEITPEDEKAMSQEYLPQILEDYPPVRDNELQVYISELGKGLVKAMGVENRSYSYEFIVVGTENVNLFSLPSGSIFITKPLLTMVQTEAELVFLISHEIAHGQRRDVSRRIFDKHSNMSILTKLGTSVGTVFSGKVKMVAYSACKKTQPYSPCKKLGKSLNQPVTVDGNRYGEIKAKHDYIVNSPEDELYADKLAVELFAKTTYKKEYAGNFFKRLYEIRLQAMKDGKEGVPSNLMDIYYTHDINEPRIQELEKALKEVKTTGKEVSSDAFKKMKRKLGK, translated from the coding sequence ATGAAAAAAATCAGATTAAAAACTATTTTACTTTCTTTGTTGTATATATTTTTCCTTCGTTGTTCTTCAGCACCGGTAAAAATAGAAGAAATTACCCCGGAAGATGAAAAAGCTATGAGCCAGGAATACCTTCCTCAAATATTAGAAGATTATCCACCTGTAAGGGACAATGAACTTCAAGTCTATATTTCAGAGCTGGGAAAAGGGCTTGTTAAAGCTATGGGTGTGGAGAATCGTTCATATTCGTATGAATTTATAGTTGTAGGAACAGAGAATGTGAATTTATTTTCTTTGCCTTCCGGTTCTATTTTTATTACAAAGCCCCTACTAACAATGGTTCAAACCGAAGCAGAGCTGGTATTTCTTATCAGTCATGAAATTGCTCACGGACAAAGAAGAGATGTTTCCAGACGTATTTTTGATAAGCATTCTAATATGAGCATTTTAACGAAATTGGGAACTTCGGTAGGGACTGTATTTAGTGGGAAGGTAAAAATGGTGGCATATTCTGCCTGTAAGAAAACTCAGCCATATAGTCCATGTAAAAAACTTGGAAAGAGTTTAAATCAACCGGTAACAGTAGATGGAAATAGATACGGAGAGATAAAAGCGAAACATGATTATATTGTAAATTCTCCGGAAGATGAGTTGTATGCAGATAAGTTGGCTGTGGAACTTTTTGCTAAGACTACTTACAAAAAAGAATATGCTGGGAATTTTTTTAAACGATTATATGAAATTCGTCTTCAGGCTATGAAGGACGGGAAAGAAGGAGTTCCCTCAAACTTGATGGACATCTATTATACCCATGATATAAACGAACCGAGGATTCAGGAACTGGAAAAAGCTTTAAAGGAAGTTAAAACAACAGGTAAGGAAGTATCTTCAGATGCTTTTAAAAAGATGAAGAGAAAACTGGGAAAATAA
- a CDS encoding guanylate cyclase, whose amino-acid sequence MNRILSLSFMFLCAFFLFFTGTIFSKTLILQPGLELYKGNLYLDCFEDKTQGMKIEEILRAYTQSQFKPCGKNNTNFGIVSSALWFKLNVLNNIEDIPFWIFEVSFPPLDSIEFYYPDNNNSYQKKQAGDHLPFHRREIQHRNFLFKIPLKYQKESPLFIRVNTDGSLIIPIQIHSPMHLAETNYKELFLYGGYYGIFIVMCLYNFFLFLSLRNTVYLYYIFYVTGFGLLQLSMNGFAFQYLWPASINFNSYSIFIFIILAQSAVLIFSKEFLDTKNNSIIANKLILILLSIYAIIFISGLSFLKYSLALKLALANVLFVSITLIVSGIIIFKKGYTPARFYLLAWSFFLIGILIFVLRIFNIFPESFLSTNGMQIGSVLEVVLFSFAIADRINLLKKEKEIAQQKSLEAMEETARIKEAYLQAYSRFVPLEFLNLLGKESILHVSLGDQVLKDMSILFSDIRQFTNLSENMTPEENFNFLNSYLKRVGPIIRNQHGFIDKYIGDAIMALFPRSVDDAIQSAIEIQKELVHYNQHRSNSGYAEVKVGIGIHIGALMLGTIGENQRMEGTVISDAVNLASRLEGLTKIYGTKILVSEAVIQKLKEPQNFHYRFLDEVKVKGKEKPVKIAEILDCYEEDIFTLFLQTKNNFDKALQLYKEENFSEAIHLFEKIIQQNPEDSISKAFLQICLEKKELKKHSPKEEQGRGRYLQKE is encoded by the coding sequence ATGAATCGTATTTTGAGCTTAAGTTTCATGTTTCTCTGTGCTTTTTTCCTTTTTTTCACCGGTACTATTTTCTCAAAAACACTCATACTTCAGCCGGGTCTGGAGCTATACAAGGGAAACCTCTATCTTGATTGTTTTGAAGACAAAACTCAAGGGATGAAGATAGAAGAGATTCTTAGAGCCTATACACAAAGTCAATTTAAACCCTGCGGAAAAAATAATACAAATTTTGGAATTGTAAGTTCTGCACTCTGGTTTAAATTAAATGTATTAAATAATATAGAAGATATTCCTTTCTGGATTTTTGAAGTTAGTTTTCCTCCACTTGATAGTATTGAGTTTTATTACCCGGACAACAACAACTCCTATCAAAAAAAACAGGCAGGCGATCATCTGCCCTTTCATCGTAGAGAAATTCAACACAGAAACTTTTTATTTAAGATTCCCCTTAAATACCAGAAAGAGAGTCCTCTATTCATTAGAGTAAATACAGATGGTTCACTCATCATACCGATTCAAATCCATTCTCCCATGCATCTGGCTGAAACAAACTATAAAGAGCTTTTTCTCTATGGAGGGTATTACGGAATCTTTATAGTTATGTGTTTGTATAATTTCTTCTTATTTCTTTCCCTTAGAAATACGGTTTACCTTTATTATATTTTTTATGTCACCGGTTTCGGGCTTCTACAATTATCAATGAATGGATTTGCCTTTCAATATCTCTGGCCTGCTTCTATAAATTTTAACTCGTATTCAATTTTTATATTTATCATTTTAGCCCAATCCGCAGTTTTGATCTTCTCTAAAGAATTTTTAGATACAAAGAACAACTCTATTATAGCAAATAAGTTAATTCTAATTCTCTTAAGTATTTACGCTATTATCTTTATATCCGGATTAAGTTTTTTAAAATACTCACTCGCTTTGAAATTAGCCCTGGCAAATGTTTTATTTGTTTCTATTACTTTAATAGTAAGTGGAATTATTATATTTAAAAAAGGTTATACTCCTGCTCGATTTTATTTACTTGCCTGGTCATTTTTTTTAATAGGAATCTTAATTTTTGTTTTAAGGATATTTAATATTTTCCCTGAATCTTTTTTAAGCACAAATGGGATGCAAATTGGTTCTGTCTTAGAAGTAGTTCTTTTTTCCTTCGCAATAGCTGATAGAATTAATTTATTAAAAAAGGAAAAAGAAATTGCTCAACAAAAAAGCCTGGAAGCAATGGAAGAAACGGCTCGTATTAAAGAAGCCTACCTGCAAGCCTATAGCCGCTTTGTGCCCCTCGAATTTTTAAATTTACTCGGAAAAGAAAGTATTCTCCACGTCAGTCTCGGAGATCAAGTTCTAAAAGATATGAGTATTCTATTTTCGGATATCCGCCAATTCACCAATTTATCAGAAAATATGACTCCAGAAGAGAACTTTAATTTCCTGAACTCTTATTTAAAGCGAGTGGGTCCTATTATTCGAAATCAACACGGATTTATTGATAAGTATATAGGTGATGCAATTATGGCCCTATTTCCTCGTTCCGTAGATGACGCAATTCAATCTGCTATTGAAATTCAAAAAGAACTGGTTCACTACAATCAGCATAGAAGTAATTCGGGATATGCAGAAGTCAAAGTTGGAATTGGAATTCACATTGGTGCTCTCATGTTAGGGACTATTGGTGAGAACCAAAGAATGGAAGGGACGGTCATTTCTGATGCGGTGAATCTTGCATCCCGACTCGAAGGACTTACAAAAATTTATGGAACTAAAATTCTTGTAAGTGAAGCGGTGATACAAAAACTAAAAGAACCTCAAAACTTTCATTATCGTTTTTTGGATGAGGTAAAAGTAAAAGGCAAGGAAAAGCCGGTTAAGATAGCCGAAATATTAGATTGCTATGAAGAGGATATATTTACATTATTCTTACAAACTAAAAACAATTTTGATAAGGCTCTTCAGCTCTATAAAGAAGAAAACTTTTCTGAAGCGATTCACCTTTTTGAAAAAATAATCCAACAAAATCCGGAAGATTCTATCTCAAAAGCTTTTCTACAAATCTGTCTCGAAAAGAAGGAACTTAAAAAGCATTCCCCAAAAGAAGAGCAGGGAAGAGGAAGATATTTGCAGAAAGAGTAG
- a CDS encoding nucleotidyltransferase domain-containing protein, with product MNNELQDPVISSFLEELKREIPEKLKRVTLFGSRARKDNHKYSDYDFMVLLTEKEESILEIIYDAGYAILDKYNVLASCLIWDEEDYEFHKSLPIGKNIEREGMVLL from the coding sequence TTGAATAACGAATTGCAAGATCCTGTGATAAGCAGCTTTCTCGAAGAGCTAAAAAGAGAAATTCCTGAAAAGTTAAAAAGGGTTACTTTGTTTGGCTCACGAGCCAGGAAAGACAATCATAAGTATTCCGACTATGATTTCATGGTTTTGCTTACTGAAAAAGAAGAGTCCATTTTAGAAATTATTTATGACGCCGGATATGCAATTTTAGATAAATATAATGTTTTAGCCTCCTGCCTGATCTGGGATGAAGAAGATTATGAATTCCACAAAAGCCTGCCTATAGGAAAGAATATTGAAAGGGAAGGAATGGTTCTATTATGA
- a CDS encoding PP2C family protein-serine/threonine phosphatase, producing MQLSLRKKMIIGFFSILLPAFFINSYFTYQSSQNMKRASYLKEKSLPNYVLLGKLKSSVNEITNWLTNVAATRFAEGYDEGYKHAEGNLKIAKSVLDKLIENYIKQKKDTTQLKKINKQIDTFYEVGKEMAFAYRDGGTDAGNEMMSVFFGVSKEFRLSIQNLEKEIESSHEETVDSMENDLTTTRIITIVFSTIFAILGIVLSIIISNYLVGPIRKLIHVIRVIQEKKDLSQKVEVKGKDEMAALSEEFNYMMDKLFENDKELRATRDALWGEMELAKKIQTCLVPENPKIEGCEVLGFMQTADEVGGDYYDVINPFKAGQKNWFVIGDVSGHGVPAGLVMMMVQSLVNSIIHTGYFNSPAEVLIEVNKTLTENIRKLSENKYMTITLFAMDEKGNIEFAGAHQDIVTYRKKTKSIEFIETTGFWIGIEDDIEPFINNEKTKINKGDVMVLYTDGVTESVNREQQMFEKRGIKAVLEKYHDESLEVIRDNLLSSLKEYKNNDDITFMLLRKS from the coding sequence ATGCAGTTATCCCTCAGAAAAAAAATGATCATTGGCTTTTTCAGTATTTTATTACCCGCTTTTTTTATAAATTCCTATTTCACTTACCAATCCTCTCAAAATATGAAAAGAGCAAGCTATTTAAAAGAAAAATCCCTGCCCAACTACGTACTCCTGGGAAAGTTAAAAAGTTCGGTTAATGAAATTACAAACTGGTTAACGAATGTAGCAGCTACCCGTTTTGCAGAAGGCTATGATGAGGGCTATAAACATGCTGAAGGAAATCTAAAAATAGCCAAATCCGTTCTGGATAAGTTGATCGAAAATTATATTAAGCAGAAAAAAGATACCACTCAACTAAAGAAAATTAATAAGCAAATTGATACTTTCTATGAAGTTGGAAAAGAAATGGCTTTCGCTTACAGAGATGGCGGAACCGATGCCGGTAATGAAATGATGAGTGTTTTCTTTGGAGTTTCCAAAGAATTTCGTCTGAGCATACAAAACCTCGAAAAAGAGATAGAATCCTCTCACGAAGAAACAGTGGATTCGATGGAGAATGATCTAACAACTACGAGGATTATTACCATTGTTTTTAGTACAATTTTTGCTATTCTCGGAATAGTGCTGTCTATTATCATTTCCAATTACCTGGTCGGTCCGATCCGTAAACTTATTCATGTCATTCGCGTAATACAAGAAAAAAAAGACTTATCCCAGAAAGTTGAGGTGAAAGGGAAAGACGAAATGGCAGCTCTTTCGGAAGAGTTTAACTATATGATGGACAAGCTTTTTGAAAATGATAAAGAACTTCGAGCTACCCGGGATGCTCTCTGGGGAGAAATGGAACTCGCAAAGAAAATTCAAACCTGTCTGGTTCCGGAAAATCCAAAAATAGAGGGATGTGAAGTATTAGGTTTTATGCAAACAGCTGATGAAGTGGGGGGAGATTATTATGATGTTATCAATCCATTTAAAGCAGGACAAAAGAATTGGTTTGTCATAGGAGATGTATCCGGACACGGAGTTCCGGCAGGCCTGGTTATGATGATGGTACAAAGCCTGGTTAACTCGATTATTCATACAGGCTATTTTAATTCTCCGGCAGAAGTTTTAATAGAAGTAAATAAAACTTTAACAGAGAATATCCGTAAACTCTCAGAAAACAAGTATATGACCATTACCTTATTTGCTATGGATGAAAAAGGGAATATAGAATTTGCAGGAGCCCATCAGGATATTGTGACCTACCGAAAAAAAACAAAATCCATTGAGTTTATTGAAACAACAGGTTTCTGGATCGGAATCGAAGATGATATAGAACCCTTCATTAATAATGAAAAAACAAAAATTAATAAGGGTGATGTGATGGTTTTATATACGGATGGTGTTACCGAGTCTGTAAATAGAGAACAACAAATGTTTGAGAAAAGAGGTATTAAAGCTGTATTAGAAAAATATCACGATGAATCTCTTGAAGTAATTCGAGATAATCTTCTCTCTTCTCTGAAAGAATATAAAAATAATGATGATATTACTTTTATGTTATTAAGGAAGTCCTGA